The nucleotide window CAAAAATTCACAACTTGATTGGGCCGTACCTGCTGAGAACTTATGCATTGCTGCTGATGGTAGTTTTTTACCTACAGCAATTAAGAATGTTACCCACTATACATGCCCTGCAAAGAAACGTTCCTTACGTTTCCTGGCGAGTCTGGAATATAGCGTTTCAAGAGCTCAAATACCCAAATAACAACCAGTCGTCCCTCAAACATTTATTGGGGGGCTTCTTTAAGTTCTTTAGCTATTACAAATTTGAAGAAAACGTAATTTCTCCTTTTGTTGGGTGTTCTATACCACGGAAACGTTTTAGAAAAGTTTCCAGTATTCCGAAACCTTTTGGTGTGTATAAAGGAAATCTGATACTTAAATTGAGTGAGCCGCTTAACATAGACACGTCTATATGTGTGCAGGATGTTTTTAATCACAGTTCAAATTGCTCTGTTCTTGTATTTACAGAACTAgggaaaaatataaagaaacatTTCAGGATGGCGGGTAAGTTGTATGAATCAGAATCGGAGGAAAACTTTCTTAATGCTATTTTCATAAAGCATTCATACCGTAAAAAAATAGCTATCTAATTTTAAGCTCTGTTCTTCTAGGATAGCGGTACCGTCATATAGCGGCCAtctccatccatactaatattataaatgggaaagtctgtctgtgtgttccctcttcacgctaaaaccgctgaatcgatttagatgagatttggcatagagataggtttgagaaggacataggatagtttttgcggggtggaattgagataattaatgaagtgcctgctaatttgtgtgcataatatgctcaaattgaatgattgctatgagaatttttccaggcgctatactttagctgctgttactaagtccacgcagacgaagtcgcgggcaaaagctagtacaaaaTATATGGATGGATTAGtgttttgtatggagacggccgctatatgacgccaccgctatcctaggaaaccagagcttaaTGCCGAATCCACATATTGGGCCAGTAaggccaatctaagggacgCTTTTATGCTTTAGAGGGAGCAAGTattattgctatctcattccaccgcatagctgcgtcccttaggcTGGCCTACGCTGAGCCATGGTGTACAGAAGCCATAAGCTGTATCCATAGATGGTAGGATGGCGGCGACCTTGGTGCGctgcacccataagtgagagcgagaaacaaatatctctttctcgctctcacttacgGGTGCGGCGCTccgtgaccttggtgcggtgcgacagTGTGTTACGACTATAACTGCCCTACACTGtgccatggtgtacaggagaGACCACAGACTACTAGGAAAATTGGTGCGATTTgtaccattattattattacttgtcAGTTGGTGCGACGTGTATGCCCACCGcaccattaataataataataataatgtgcgGTGGAAGCTTACACACCGTAGTATCTTCTTAGTAGTTTGTGCTTACTCATTAttttgcacactatcgatagtTGATCGAtaccggtgcggtgcggtagtgtgttatgGCTTAAGGCTCGACGGCAGGACAAGTGTAATAAGACCTTAAATGTAAAGGAATGTCGGGTGAAATAACGAAATTGTCAATGGCGACTAAAACATGTagcccgctccacactcgtgcgcgaatcgcggcgcgattccacgaacgcaagtgtggagcAGACGTCGCAGATCTGCTAAATCGAAGCCAAATTATGTTTCCGAAATGAAGCTGCTCGACTGACTTTTTCAAGCCATAATACTATCATAATACTATGTTTGATGTCGGGGGCTGCAATAGCGTTCTGGCTGCTCCTCTGTCAGACTCCGCCATGGCTCTACTGCAGCTTGTACGAAAGGCTATTGTTAATAGAATAAGTTAATTGTAAGAACattgtattgttgttttctatggagcgacatgttcacctcggtgacaagctcttaaataaagagaaataataataatattattatagtctgtcaagccattgccgtcagtagaaaatgtaggcgcgaagggttatcgtcccatagaaaatttattttaatttcgcgcctttttctactgacaaagttgtctGAACGGCtatatttattgaatttttaatgttattatcctgttgtattataatttttaaataaacttatttaGTCCAATGAACGTTTAGTTTCTGCTTTTTGTAGGTACCTTTTTTTGTTCTCTGTATTGTATGTCACGCTTGACAGCACCAATTCCATAATCACGGCTGTCACAACAACTGTTTTGAAATCCATAGAACAGTGCCATTAGACGCTCTTTTTATGGATTTTCATAAGAAAACCAAAGTTAACTACGACAGAGTGATGTCTCGCGTGTTCAACCGGTCACATACTAGTCTAAGATCTAGTTCAAATGTGACACGACACGAAGTACCGTCGTCAGTGCGCGTTGGCGCGAAACCGTCTGTTTCGGCCCTGAGTTCCAGTGTTTTTAGTGAACTTCCAACGGTGTTAAATGACTATGTGCCCGAAGTGCACGTAGAAAAAGTAGGTAAAAGGCCGTTAGTAAGGCCTAGAAGGACTTTAAAGTCTCTGGACCCTGGTAAAGCTAAGTCTCCGTCGAGACCATCTCGAGCGCGCGGAAGAGCAAATGTTAGTAATATTAGGGCTCGTAGCTCTGTGCCTGCGGTGTTGAGTAACAACGGGGAGGAGTGGTCAGAGTCTCACGTTCGACAATGCTATAGCAGCAGGTCTCATACCAGACTGAAGGAATTGAAGGTGAGAATATGTTATTGGGTATATGCTGGTTTGTATAGATTAAAATGTGGTACCAAACTGCTTACTTTTGGTATCACAAGAGTAATGAGTACTTTGTAGctgcattttaataattaaaaatacctcTGGCCGCCCAGAGGCCTTTAAAAAGGTGTCCTATTCCATTCTAATctgaatctttattttgacaaatcaaaattgcatttgtcttggccagggccggatttagaggTGTGGAGGCCCCAGGGCAACAAAGAAGTGGAGGCCTATCCTTTCCTAAGTCTCTATTGTGGGGGGCCCCTCTTTTGTGGAGGCCTGGGGCAGTTGCCCCGGTTGCCCTTCCCTAAATCCGGCCTTggtcttggcaagttttgatgtctgggcggctagaggttAACCCTTAGTCTAGCAAACGCCTGCAGcagaaaatgtgaaaaaattcCAATAACTGCAAATGATGTATACCAGCAAAGCGTCAATAAACAAACAagctatttaatataattttacccAACAACTTTATATCAACTTACAAtttcctcctaaggcccagccatacaaataaaaaatccaaaatttgccactgaaatttgaacttaaagtgtaggaaatagagttgattttgcgttgtttgaaatttgaacgaaacaaagcaaaagcgactgttccaattgaatatcatttaaatttcattgaacttaagaagtactataggtaggactagggtttgcaatccggatccgaaatgtataaaattaaaatccagATCCGGATCCACGGACCTTCCCATACATTTTAGATCGGTTGTGCCAACCCTAGGGTTGATGGTAGGGTACCTAGGTAGGATGTTGGGCCTAAGGAGGATAAAGATTAGCATCCCATTAGTTATCCTTCAGTTCTGTTTTATAGGCCAATTTTATATTGCAGgatgaaataaaagctttccGTGAGACAGATAAGCTGTTGAAGATACGCAGTCACCTTTATAAGAGCTGCGGTGTGGTGCTGGATGATGTTGGGAACGTAGCTCAAGACAAAGCGGTCCAGGCTGACCCGGAACCAGGTAAATCTctagttagttatgctgggcattttaaTGGGTCGCGTAAGGGAAAGTCGAAACAGCATTCTGAAGGTGATTGCTAACAGATTTAGCTGCCCCATAATGTGGCACTGGATGGAGCAGGTTAGGTCTACTTTGACCTATATCAAGTGACCTaggtgtatataaaaaaaaatgtaattaaaaataattagtgtaggtaactaacatagcttttaagttaatgtaactaaccatatatggacttgtgggtctgaaataaagatatatttaatttaatttaatttaattttccacAAATAGGCACCATTGTGCCAAAACGAGGTAGTGCTACTccaaccaccccagctcctccacaaAACCTAGCAATGTTTTCAGGTTGCCAACTCCCTTCTCTAGTGTGCACAAGTCCCTAGGTATCTGctctagagatgggccgaatacgGACTTTGCCGAATAATTCGGCCGAGCGGTTTAGCTcataccgaaccgaatattcggccgtaTATTCGGTTGGGCTAAAACTGCCTAAATAGCTGAAAACAAGTTCATACAGGTCAGCGGTCTGCACTCATTACGTGTTTTTGATCCTTCCCCTTCTGATTTTATGAAAAGAAATGTTACCGTCTCatgcctgagggcctaccgtgaacaccgaagttcgcaaattgcgggcatcgtTCTCTGTCACCCTAATTACGccataattggagtaaaagagaaagatactCGCGATTTGCGAAAATTCGGTAAACATTCGGCAGTGCGAACCGAACTAtaaatatgccgaataccgaataattaccgcatattcggcccatctctaatcTGCATCtgaagatgatgatggcattcaattttttaaaattttttatTCATCAGGATCAATAATACTAATATTACTAATACAACAAACAAATACTCATGCgattacaataaagaatattgaccaggttcgattcccggttatgtataagagtttaaaaaaagtttgaatgtcattattattaaatctaaaatcgacgccatggttcctaagaacagatttcgctatctctcatagtttctgacttctccatactgacccatttggattgatcattcTGTATATACAAGAATTTCTCATTTAAAGGTATaatatatgtgtatgtatgaactgtatatatcaaattatataaattaaaatacatttagaAGTTTTTCATTCAAAAAACAACCCTTTTTTCGTCAGTCcagtgtaaaaaattaaatctttcGAAACCATTGTTACTAGCTCATTGCTTGTCCTGGCGGTTCCACTACTAACAGATAGATGGCGCCTCTAGTATCAGTGATTTGAACACTGATTTGGTTACGTACATTACAGTTAACTTTCAAGGAACGCTTTCTAGTTCCAGTTGGTGTTATAACTTGTAATACACttagtttaattaataaaag belongs to Cydia strobilella chromosome 15, ilCydStro3.1, whole genome shotgun sequence and includes:
- the LOC134747680 gene encoding uncharacterized protein LOC134747680, which codes for MRLEGTFDEQIVKLFYHVTLTKDEVKEDLLRLFRDVENTLRTYWPGCEVVPYGSLYQGTAFKTSDVDCFIQIPIFPILHKTAGDTVVLTARDILSRRSDLFAQLSAATNVPVPIVKFFHMPTSRECDLTFDCPPGVSNSKLLWYLFHLDKRALDLANLVKYWAKIHNLIGPYLLRTYALLLMVVFYLQQLRMLPTIHALQRNVPYVSWRVWNIAFQELKYPNNNQSSLKHLLGGFFKFFSYYKFEENVISPFVGCSIPRKRFRKVSSIPKPFGVYKGNLILKLSEPLNIDTSICVQDVFNHSSNCSVLVFTELGKNIKKHFRMAGKLYESESEENFLNAIFIKHSYRKKIAI
- the LOC134747924 gene encoding uncharacterized protein LOC134747924 codes for the protein MDFHKKTKVNYDRVMSRVFNRSHTSLRSSSNVTRHEVPSSVRVGAKPSVSALSSSVFSELPTVLNDYVPEVHVEKVGKRPLVRPRRTLKSLDPGKAKSPSRPSRARGRANVSNIRARSSVPAVLSNNGEEWSESHVRQCYSSRSHTRLKELKDEIKAFRETDKLLKIRSHLYKSCGVVLDDVGNVAQDKAVQADPEPEKEITSSRPTNDYFCPVPNERAVETLG